In Chrysiogenia bacterium, the genomic window ATCTCAATCGCGATACCTGGACCATCTTTGAAGAAGCGGGCTTCGATCTCTCCGATTGCCGGCGCATTCAGGTCGAGGGCCCCCGCATCGTTGAAGAGCTGATCGTGGGCGAGGCCCATCCGGTCTGACAGGCCCGCCGGTGAAATCAATCTTCGCTTCGGCACATCCACTCTGGAACGTCCCCTACCGTCCGTTCTTTGGTTTCGGATACGTTTGGGGAGTCGTGCTCGTGAGCATCTGGTTCCAGCAGCTTCTCGTCATGGGGGGCGTGCTCGGCGCGCCGCTGGTGCCGCGTCTGCTGGCCGCCGACCAGCACGCACACCTCATGATCTGGGGCCTGTGGGGAAGCTTCGTGTGCGGCTTCTCGCTCACCGCGCACGTGCTTCAGAGCGGCATGTCGCCGCCATCGCGAAAGTGGCTCCGGGGCGTGTTCGCCCTGTTCGCGCTCTCGCAGGTCTTGCTCGTTCTTGCCTGGACCTTCGCCCTGGACGCGCTGGCACTTCCTGCCAAGCTCGGCGTCCTTGGCGCCTATGCCTTCGTGATCGGCTACTCGCTCAAAGCAAGCCTCTACCGGTTTCGCAACTCGGGCTTCGACGCGCGCTCGGCGATTTTCTCGCTCGCCATGTTGGTAGGCGGGGCAACGCTTGCCCTCTACGACTTCGGTCCCGCGCGCCTTGCATGGGCGGCGGTGCACACGGCGCTCTGGGGATGGCTGGTCATGTTGGTCGCAGTGTTCGGATCGCTCATGACGCCGATCCTGACCAAGGCGGCCAGCCCCGAGTGCGGCGCGAGCACCGCGCCGAGCTTCCTGCCGGTCTTTCTGCTGCTGGCCTGGGTGCTCCCCGGCCTCCGGGAGAATTTCGGGGCAGGGGCCTTTGCCGCGGGCAATGCGGTGTGGCTTCTCTGGTGCGCCGCGGAATGGCGGCGCTGGAAACCCGAAGTTGGCATGCGGGTTACGATGCTGCTGCCCATGCACCTTGGCTGGATCTGGCTGCTGGCCTCGCTGCTGCTGGCCGCGCTTCGCCCCTTCGAGGACGCGCTTCACCTGACCGCCATCAATCCCACTCACCTCATCACGCTCGGCTGTCTTGGAAGCTTCGTCTTCGCCGTCTCCAGCCGCATCGCCCAGGCACATGCCGGCAGGAAGGCGACGCTCGACCGAATGGGGTTGGTTGCGCTGGGTCTGCTGCAACTCGGCGCGCTGGTTCGCGTCTTCGGTGCCCTGATCGCCCCGGACAATCCTTACCTGGCCTACGCGCTCGCAGCGGCGCTGGTGCTGGCAGCGATGCTTGTCTGGCTTGCCCACTACGGGCGTCTGCTGGGCGCGCGCCCCTCGGGGCCGCCGGTCATCATGCGACCGGTGCGCCGCTAGGCGGCGAAAACCCTTTGCGCGGGTCGCCTGCCTGTGGTCTGATGACCTGAATCGTTTCACCCCAAGTGCGGCATCACAGCTCCCGACTTCAAGTCAGGGAAGAGGAAGACCCATGCGAGAGATCTGGATCACCAAGGCAGGCGCCCCCGAAGTTCTCAAGGTAAAAGAAGCTCCCGACCCGGAGCCCGGGGCCGGCGAGGTGCGCATCCGCGTGGGCGCCGCCGGCGTCAATTTCGCCGACATCATGGGGCGTATGGGGCTCTACCCCGACGCGCCCGGCAGCACCTTCGTGCCCGGCTACGAGGTGGGCGGCACCGTGGACAAGGTGGGCGAGGGCGTGGACGCCTCGCTCGTTGGAACGCGCGTGGGCGGTATGACCCGCTTTGGCGGCTATTCCGATGTGGTCTGC contains:
- a CDS encoding NnrS family protein, whose product is MKSIFASAHPLWNVPYRPFFGFGYVWGVVLVSIWFQQLLVMGGVLGAPLVPRLLAADQHAHLMIWGLWGSFVCGFSLTAHVLQSGMSPPSRKWLRGVFALFALSQVLLVLAWTFALDALALPAKLGVLGAYAFVIGYSLKASLYRFRNSGFDARSAIFSLAMLVGGATLALYDFGPARLAWAAVHTALWGWLVMLVAVFGSLMTPILTKAASPECGASTAPSFLPVFLLLAWVLPGLRENFGAGAFAAGNAVWLLWCAAEWRRWKPEVGMRVTMLLPMHLGWIWLLASLLLAALRPFEDALHLTAINPTHLITLGCLGSFVFAVSSRIAQAHAGRKATLDRMGLVALGLLQLGALVRVFGALIAPDNPYLAYALAAALVLAAMLVWLAHYGRLLGARPSGPPVIMRPVRR